A single region of the Serinus canaria isolate serCan28SL12 chromosome 1, serCan2020, whole genome shotgun sequence genome encodes:
- the LOC103824471 gene encoding LOW QUALITY PROTEIN: olfactory receptor 52I2-like (The sequence of the model RefSeq protein was modified relative to this genomic sequence to represent the inferred CDS: inserted 4 bases in 3 codons), with amino-acid sequence MASDSFNRSSSSFMLVGVPGLEAFSTCLGILFCLAYVLAVEGNGVVLLVLRRDRALHAPSHSFLAMLAVTDVLMVTAVVPELLGVLWLGSAAMGHGPCFLQVFLVHSGTAEESGVLLATALDRHVAIXHPLRYRRLLGGRAACQAGLAIALRAVLCVVPQTGLLTSLPCCGPRRLPHSYCEPLAVXSLACASPATSGLYSVAWSSLLGGTDAALVTXSYGMVLRAVLGKASLRKALSACGCRLCAVLLSCVPGMVSLCCQRFPSALSMGRRVLLADLYLTLPAMLNPPVYSLRSRQIRQAPLRMLLPSKGCA; translated from the exons ATGGCTTCTGATTCCTTCAACAGGAGCTCCTCCTCCTTCATGCTGGTGGGTGTCCCTGGCCTGGAAGCTTTCTCCACCTGCCTGGGCATCCTTTTCTGCCTGGCCTATGTGCTTGCCGTGGAAGGAAATGGGGTGGTTTTGCTGGTGCTGAGGCGGGACAGGGCCCTGCATGcccccagccacagcttccTGGCCATGCTGGCAGTCACCGATGTGCTCATGGTGACGGCCGTGGTGCCTGAGCTCCTGGGTGtgctctggctgggctctgccgCCAtgg gCCATGGGCCCTGCTTCCTGCAGGTGTTTCTGGTGCACTCCGGGACCGCCGAGGAGTcgggggtgctgctggccacGGCCCTCGACCGCCACGTTGCCA GCCACCCCCTGAGGTACCGGCGGCTCCTGGGCGGCCGGGCCGCGTGCCAGGCGGGCCTGGCAATCGCGCTGAGGGCTGTCCTGTGCGTGGTGCCCCAGACGGGGCTGCTGAcgtccctgccctgctgcgGCCCCCGCCGGCTGCCTCACTCCTACTGCGAGCCCCTGGCCG CCAGCCTGGCCTGCGCCAGCCCCGCCACCAGCGGCCTCTACAGCGTGGCCTGGTCCTCCCTGCTGGGGGGGACGGACGCGGCCCTCGTCAC GTCCTACGGCATGGTCCTGAGGGCTGTCCTGGGAAAGGCATCCCTGAGGAAGGCCCTGAGCGCGTGTGGGTGCCGCTTGTGCGCGGTGCTGCTGTCCTGCGTGCCCGGGATGGtgtccctctgctgccagcGCTTCCCCAGCGCCCTGTCCATGGGCAGGCGGGTCCTGCTGGCCGACCTGTACCTGACCCTGCCCGCCATGCTCA ATCCCCCTGTGTACagcctgaggagcaggcagaTCCGCCAGGCCCCGCTCAGGATGCTCCTTCCCAGCAAGGGCTGTGCCTGA